From one Nematostella vectensis chromosome 7, jaNemVect1.1, whole genome shotgun sequence genomic stretch:
- the LOC5510761 gene encoding melatonin receptor type 1B-A: MVPNSSFILQQMQRELASRGTAKVVAESGTFFLFMVIVLFGNSLTLYIVLSNRRLRTVPNLFVVSLALSDLGMGVLSMPMCITVLSVSGWPFGDSACQYNGFIAVTMGVSSTQTLALTSVNRYFKVVKPSLYRKYFTMRATIICILSSWFLATLATIPYLASGSRMIFHPGKYVCYLHINAGWYVAFVATIYVGLPSSVIMFCYFHVFKAVKAHQKRFQNTNNNSNVSVEEIKITRTLFVVVVCFMFCWSPILIIDLVDTFRGFWSMNRETYTMWSFLAIVSSAVNPIIYGFFNPSFRREYLKILLCKRGRSEEGVARITVKSANSTAPSNATTATRLR, encoded by the coding sequence ATGGTCCCAAACAGCTCTTTCATATTACAGCAAATGCAACGTGAATTAGCATCACGAGGAACAGCAAAAGTCGTGGCGGAAAGTGgcacattttttcttttcatggTCATAGTCCTGTTTGGGAATTCTCTGACTTTGTACATCGTGTTATCAAACCGTCGCTTACGGACTGTGCCAAATCTCTTTGTGGTTTCCCTGGCGTTATCTGACCTTGGCATGGGGGTGCTATCCATGCCTATGTGTATCACTGTGCTTAGTGTATCGGGCTGGCCGTTTGGGGATTCTGCATGTCAGTACAATGGCTTCATCGCTGTAACTATGGGTGTTTCTTCTACACAGACCCTCGCTCTGACCTCAGTCAATCGCTACTTCAAGGTAGTCAAACCCAGCCTGTATCGCAAGTACTTCACCATGCGTGCGACCATCATTTGTATCCTTAGCTCGTGGTTTCTGGCAACTTTAGCTACAATCCCGTACCTCGCGTCAGGCTCCCGAATGATCTTCCACCCCGGCAAGTATGTCTGCTACTTGCACATCAATGCTGGGTGGTATGTCGCTTTTGTCGCTACGATCTACGTAGGGTTACCAAGCAGCGTGATTATGTTCTGTTACTTCCACGTATTCAAAGCGGTCAAAGCGCACCAGAAACGGTTCCAAAACACCAACAATAATAGTAATGTGAGCGTTGAAGAAATCAAGATCACCCGGACGCTGTTCGTGGTGGTTGTTTGCTTCATGTTCTGCTGGTCCCCTATCCTGATTATCGATCTTGTGGATACATTTCGAGGCTTCTGGTCCATGAACAGGGAGACATATACCATGTGGAGCTTTCTCGCTATTGTGAGCAGTGCAGTGAATCCTATTATTTATGGCTTTTTCAACCCGAGCTTCAGAAGGGAATACCTAAAGATACTGCTATGTAAGAGAGGTCGATCCGAGGAAGGAGTCGCTAGAATTACCGTAAAGTCAGCTAATTCTACAGCGCCATCAAATGCAACGACCGCTACGAGACTTCGCTGA
- the LOC5510762 gene encoding melatonin receptor type 1C: MAPNTSLILAEMKAEVSSRETAIFVAEFVVFLLLLILILFGNSLTLYVVLSNRRLRTVPNLFVVSLAVSDLGMGVFVLALGMVALYVSRWPFGDAVCQYKGFFAITLAAASIQTLALTSVNRYFKVVKPSLYRKYFTMRATIICILSSWFLATLATIPYLASGFRMIYHPGKFVCYYNDTSWWLGTVIIIYVGLPNSVIVFCYYQVFKTVKIHQKHLQSTQNNRSNVSVEDIKITRTLFVVVVFFMFCWAPYMIVDLVDVFRGYWSMSREVYTMSTFLGTLSSAVNPVIYCFLNSSFRREYSRSLGLRRRRTEDRCPTRTETERNAIRGGDNKIRVGWTEYLG, translated from the coding sequence ATGGCGCCGAATACCTCCTTAATCTTAGCCGAGATGAAAGCCGAGGTATCCTCACGAGAAACTGCGATTTTTGTAGCAGAGTTcgttgtttttcttcttttactCATCCTTATACTTTTCGGAAACTCGCTGACTTTGTACGTCGTGTTGTCCAACCGTCGATTACGAACTGTGCCAAATCTCTTCGTGGTTTCTCTTGCAGTGTCTGACTTAGGTATGGGTGTCTTTGTTTTAGCCTTGGGGATGGTAGCGCTGTATGTATCAAGGTGGCCATTTGGTGACGCTGTCTGCCAGTATAAAGGCTTTTTCGCAATCACGTTGGCGGCGGCATCTATACAGACCCTCGCCCTGACATCAGTCAATCGTTACTTCAAAGTAGTTAAACCCAGCCTGTATCGCAAGTACTTCACCATGCGTGCGACCATCATTTGTATCCTTAGCTCGTGGTTTCTGGCAACTTTAGCTACAATCCCGTACCTCGCGTCGGGTTTCCGAATGATATACCACCCCGGCAAGTTCGTGTGTTATTACAATGATACTAGTTGGTGGTTAGGAACTGTGATCATAATCTATGTCGGACTTCCAAACAGCGTCATCGTTTTCTGTTACTATCAGGTCTTTAAAACCGTCAAAATCCACCAAAAACACCTTCAAAGTACGCAAAACAACCGCAGTAATGTCAGCGTTGAAGACATCAAAATCACGAGAACGCTTTTCGTGGTGGTGGTTTTCTTCATGTTCTGTTGGGCGCCGTATATGATCGTCGATCTTGTGGACGTCTTTCGAGGTTACTGGTCAATGAGTAGGGAGGTTTATACAATGAGCACCTTTCTTGGGACTCTGAGTAGCGCAGTCAATCCAGTAATCTATTGCTTTCTCAACTCAAGCTTCAGAAGGGAGTACTCGAGGTCGCTTGGCCTGAGGAGAAGGCGAACAGAAGATAGGTGTCCAACACGGACTGAAACTGAACGGAACGCGATTCGAGGAGGCGATAACAAGATTAGAGTTGGTTGGACCGAGTATCTAGGGTGA
- the LOC5510774 gene encoding melatonin receptor type 1C, which produces MTPNNSLNLEKMEYELLSRGLAQVVMESGALILIMLIIFFGNSLTLYIVLFNRRLRTVPNLFVVSLAISDLAMGVLALPLPLAVMNVSRWPFTDSACQYNGFIAITLAAASIQTLALTSVNRYFKVVKPSLYRKYFTMRATIICILSSWFVATLAAIPYLASGFRMIYHPGKFVCYYNDTSWWLGTLIIIYVGLPNSVIVFCYYQVFKTVKIHQKRLQSTQNNRSNISVEDIKITRTLFVVVVFFMFCWAPYMIVDLVDVFRGYWSMSREVYTMSTFLGTLSSAVNPVIYCFLNPSFRREYSRSLGLRRRRTEDRCSKRAVAER; this is translated from the coding sequence ATGACCCCAAACAATTCATTGAATTTAGAGAAAATGGAATACGAGTTATTATCGCGAGGACTAGCGCAAGTTGTGATGGAAAGTGGCGCGCTTATACTCATTATGCTCATAATATTTTTCGGAAACTCGCTGACTTTGTACATCGTGTTGTTCAACCGTCGCTTACGAACTGTGCCAAATCTCTTCGTGGTTTCTCTGGCGATATCTGACTTGGCTATGGGCGTTCTTGCATTGCCCCTTCCCTTGGCTGTGATGAATGTGTCGAGATGGCCTTTCACAGATTCTGCGTGCCAGTACAACGGCTTCATCGCAATCACGTTGGCGGCGGCATCTATACAGACCCTCGCCCTGACCTCAGTCAATCGCTACTTCAAGGTAGTTAAACCCAGCCTGTATCGCAAGTACTTCACCATGCGTGCGACCATCATTTGTATCCTTAGCTCGTGGTTCGTGGCAACTCTTGCTGCAATTCCTTACCTCGCGTCAGGTTTCCGAATGATATACCACCCCGGCAAGTTCGTGTGTTATTACAATGATACTAGTTGGTGGTTAGGAACTTTGATTATAATCTATGTCGGACTTCCAAACAGCGTCATTGTTTTCTGTTACTATCAGGTCTTTAAAACCGTCAAAATCCACCAAAAACGCCTTCAAAGTACGCAAAACAACCGCAGTAATATCAGCGTTGAAGACATCAAAATCACGAGAACGCTTTTCGTGGTGGTGGTTTTCTTCATGTTTTGTTGGGCGCCGTATATGATCGTCGATCTTGTGGACGTCTTTCGAGGTTACTGGTCAATGAGTAGGGAGGTTTATACAATGAGCACCTTTCTTGGGACTCTGAGTAGCGCAGTCAATCCAGTAATCTATTGCTTTCTCAACCCAAGCTTCAGAAGGGAGTACTCGAGGTCGCTTGGCCTGAGGAGAAGGCGAACAGAAGATAGGTGTTCAAAACGGGCTGTAGCTGAAAGGTGA
- the LOC5510775 gene encoding protein-glucosylgalactosylhydroxylysine glucosidase isoform X2, whose amino-acid sequence MLSAQAMSLGSRNGGYNTPVRFSTEELPQNLSTVTVRDSKPGNLMPSVGNGYIGTVIYSDSIHISGVFSGKANPKKSKVYPVYFYEHTHRARIPSQVAINYKVKGIQGKHSYALDVSQGVFYHWFNGAHLRIEQRIYAHRSRKHVLVVEIEARNDSPAPVTLEILNGRGNESRDIDFVEVEIDDGVTAAVGKVNITEEDGITQPTVAVVWSDVPSTLLVNKLTEKQTWTFITAMTTSLDTKFEPLNEALSQWHDAYRSKSSLLETHKEAWSELWSTGRIDVEGDLELSQAIYSSMYNILSSTRADWPYGLSPGGLPGGEEYMGHTFWDQDIWMYPSLVLLQPDLARASLQYRYDRLPAARRIAKKFGYKGAMFPWESSYTGLETSPGEVYGKNQIHITSDIAHAAKLYWRATKDELWLRKTGFPLVCQTAEYWASRAKVRTRDGSTEYVINDVMPPDEYQYPVNNSVYTNVGAKLNLEFALKIGKLLGQSMPSEWPSIAEKLFIPYDSRRDYHPEFEGYERGTLAKQADAILIGYPLMYEMEQRTRFNDLDYYEKNTDPNGPAMTHAMFAIGWLELGEGERARKPFLKNYENINGPFKIWTEHRNRKGAVNFITGAGGFLQALLYGYGGFRIKETQLDFNPSLPPTASTLTITGVWYLGNSLRFAIDKSGISVRVLSKAVIAPELEVEMSGKVHSLVLGIDVKMALGRGAVRMRNLAASAQAPRGPSIGLSVTGVLCSLLAFVSKVD is encoded by the exons ATGCTGTCTGCCCAAGCCATGAGTCTTGGCAGTAGAAATGGCGGCTATAACACGCCAGTGCGCTTTTCCACGGAAGAGCTCCCGCAAAACCTAAGCACAGTTACTGTGAGAGATAGCAAACCGGGGAATTTGATGCCGTCTGTCGGAAATGGTTACATAGGTACTGTCATCTACAGCGATTCCATACACATCTCAGGAGTTTTCAGCGGGAAAGCGAACCCAAAGAAGTCTAAGGTCTATCCTGTTTACTTTTACGAGCATACTCACAGAGCGCGAATACCGTCTCAAGTTGCTATAAACTACAAAGTTAAAGGAATACAAGGAAAGCATTCGTACGCTTTAGATGTCTCGCAAGGGGTATTTTATCACTGGTTCAACGGAGCTCATCTTCGAATCGAGCAACGGATCTACGCTCATCGGTCACGCAAGCATGTACTTGTTGTTGAGATTGAGGCTCGTAATGATAGTCCTGCCCCGGTCACGCTTGAGATCCTTAACGGGCGGGGAAATGAATCGCGTGACATTGACTTTGTAGAGGTGGAAATCGATGATGGCGTGACAGCCGCAGTTGGAAAG gtTAATATCACCGAGGAGGATGGTATCACCCAACCCACTGTGGCAGTCGTCTGGAGTGATGTCCCCTCCACCCTGTTGGTGAATAAACTAACTGAGAAGCAAACTTGGACTTTTATCACAGCTATGACTACAAGCTTGGACACCAAGTTTGAGCCTCTGAATGAAGCGCTGAGCCAGTGGCATGATGCTTATAG GTCGAAATCTTCCTTACTGGAAACTCACAAAGAAGCATGGTCAGAACTGTGGAGCACAGGGCGCATAGACGTAGAGGGTGATCTCGAGCTCTCCCAGGCCATCTACAGCAGCATGTACAACATACTCAGCTCCACCCGGGCCGACTGGCCGTACGGGCTGAGTCCAGGGGGGTTACCGGGGGGTGAGGAGTACATGGGCCACACCTTCTGGGACCAGGACATCTGGATGTACCCGTCTCTTGTGCTACTGCAGCCTGACCTCGCCAGGGCAAGCCTGCAGTACCGGTACGACCGGCTTCCAGCAGCCAGAAGAATTGCTAAAAAGTTCGGATACAAAG GCGCCATGTTCCCGTGGGAAAGCTCATACACCGGACTAGAGACGTCCCCTGGAGAAGTCTACGGCAAGAACCAGATTCACATCACATCCGATATCGCTCATGCCGCCAAGCTCTACTGGAGAGCAACAAAGGACGAGCTTTGGCTCAGAAAAACTGGTTTCCCTTTGGTGTGCCAGACCGCAGAGTACTGGGCAAGCAGAGCAAAAGTGCGCACGCGTGATGGGTCAACTGAATACGTCATAAATGACGTCATGCCACCAGATGAGTACCAGTATCCTGTCAATAACTCGGTTTATACAAACGTTGGCGCCAAGCTGAATCTGGAGTTTGCTTTGAAG ATTGGAAAGCTCCTCGGACAAAGCATGCCAAGCGAGTGGCCGTCTATCGCCGAAAAACTCTTTATACCGTATGACTCACGTCGCGATTATCACCCAGAGTTCGAAGGATACGAACGTGGAACCTTAGCCAAGCAAGCAGACGCAATTTTGATTGGTTACCCGCTTATGTATGAGATGGAACAGAGG ACGCGCTTCAACGACCTTGATTACTACGAGAAGAATACTGATCCGAATGGGCCGGCCATGACACACGCGATGTTCGCCATCGGATGGTTAGAGCTGGGAGAAGGAGAGCGCGCACGAAAGCCCTTCCTAAAGAACTATGAAAACATAAACGGACCATTCAAG atttgGACTGAACATCGTAATCGCAAAGGCGCTGTAAACTTCATCACGGGCGCGGGCGGTTTTCTCCAAGCCCTTCTTTACGGTTACGGTGGCTTTCGCATCAAAGAAACCCAACTTGACTTCAACCCCAGCCTACCCCCCACCGCTTCCACCCTGACCATTACAGGGGTATGGTACTTAGGAAACTCGCTGCGTTTCGCAATAGATAAGAGCGGTATATCAGTGAGGGTTCTGTCCAAGGCAGTGATCGCACCCGAATTAGAAGTCGAAATGTCAGGAAAAGTGCACAGTTTAGTACTCGGGATAGATGTGAAGATGGCTCTCGGGAGAGGAGctgtgcgcatgcgcaacCTCGCTGCCTCAGCCCAGGCCCCTCGCGGACCTAGTATCGGGCTGTCGGTTACCGGTGTGCTGTGTTCTTTGTTGGCTTTTGTAAGTAAGGTAGATTAG
- the LOC5510775 gene encoding protein-glucosylgalactosylhydroxylysine glucosidase isoform X1, whose amino-acid sequence MDCVTVTHLLFYSSLMLSAQAMSLGSRNGGYNTPVRFSTEELPQNLSTVTVRDSKPGNLMPSVGNGYIGTVIYSDSIHISGVFSGKANPKKSKVYPVYFYEHTHRARIPSQVAINYKVKGIQGKHSYALDVSQGVFYHWFNGAHLRIEQRIYAHRSRKHVLVVEIEARNDSPAPVTLEILNGRGNESRDIDFVEVEIDDGVTAAVGKVNITEEDGITQPTVAVVWSDVPSTLLVNKLTEKQTWTFITAMTTSLDTKFEPLNEALSQWHDAYRSKSSLLETHKEAWSELWSTGRIDVEGDLELSQAIYSSMYNILSSTRADWPYGLSPGGLPGGEEYMGHTFWDQDIWMYPSLVLLQPDLARASLQYRYDRLPAARRIAKKFGYKGAMFPWESSYTGLETSPGEVYGKNQIHITSDIAHAAKLYWRATKDELWLRKTGFPLVCQTAEYWASRAKVRTRDGSTEYVINDVMPPDEYQYPVNNSVYTNVGAKLNLEFALKIGKLLGQSMPSEWPSIAEKLFIPYDSRRDYHPEFEGYERGTLAKQADAILIGYPLMYEMEQRTRFNDLDYYEKNTDPNGPAMTHAMFAIGWLELGEGERARKPFLKNYENINGPFKIWTEHRNRKGAVNFITGAGGFLQALLYGYGGFRIKETQLDFNPSLPPTASTLTITGVWYLGNSLRFAIDKSGISVRVLSKAVIAPELEVEMSGKVHSLVLGIDVKMALGRGAVRMRNLAASAQAPRGPSIGLSVTGVLCSLLAFVSKVD is encoded by the exons ATTTGCTATTCTATTCCAGCCTAATGCTGTCTGCCCAAGCCATGAGTCTTGGCAGTAGAAATGGCGGCTATAACACGCCAGTGCGCTTTTCCACGGAAGAGCTCCCGCAAAACCTAAGCACAGTTACTGTGAGAGATAGCAAACCGGGGAATTTGATGCCGTCTGTCGGAAATGGTTACATAGGTACTGTCATCTACAGCGATTCCATACACATCTCAGGAGTTTTCAGCGGGAAAGCGAACCCAAAGAAGTCTAAGGTCTATCCTGTTTACTTTTACGAGCATACTCACAGAGCGCGAATACCGTCTCAAGTTGCTATAAACTACAAAGTTAAAGGAATACAAGGAAAGCATTCGTACGCTTTAGATGTCTCGCAAGGGGTATTTTATCACTGGTTCAACGGAGCTCATCTTCGAATCGAGCAACGGATCTACGCTCATCGGTCACGCAAGCATGTACTTGTTGTTGAGATTGAGGCTCGTAATGATAGTCCTGCCCCGGTCACGCTTGAGATCCTTAACGGGCGGGGAAATGAATCGCGTGACATTGACTTTGTAGAGGTGGAAATCGATGATGGCGTGACAGCCGCAGTTGGAAAG gtTAATATCACCGAGGAGGATGGTATCACCCAACCCACTGTGGCAGTCGTCTGGAGTGATGTCCCCTCCACCCTGTTGGTGAATAAACTAACTGAGAAGCAAACTTGGACTTTTATCACAGCTATGACTACAAGCTTGGACACCAAGTTTGAGCCTCTGAATGAAGCGCTGAGCCAGTGGCATGATGCTTATAG GTCGAAATCTTCCTTACTGGAAACTCACAAAGAAGCATGGTCAGAACTGTGGAGCACAGGGCGCATAGACGTAGAGGGTGATCTCGAGCTCTCCCAGGCCATCTACAGCAGCATGTACAACATACTCAGCTCCACCCGGGCCGACTGGCCGTACGGGCTGAGTCCAGGGGGGTTACCGGGGGGTGAGGAGTACATGGGCCACACCTTCTGGGACCAGGACATCTGGATGTACCCGTCTCTTGTGCTACTGCAGCCTGACCTCGCCAGGGCAAGCCTGCAGTACCGGTACGACCGGCTTCCAGCAGCCAGAAGAATTGCTAAAAAGTTCGGATACAAAG GCGCCATGTTCCCGTGGGAAAGCTCATACACCGGACTAGAGACGTCCCCTGGAGAAGTCTACGGCAAGAACCAGATTCACATCACATCCGATATCGCTCATGCCGCCAAGCTCTACTGGAGAGCAACAAAGGACGAGCTTTGGCTCAGAAAAACTGGTTTCCCTTTGGTGTGCCAGACCGCAGAGTACTGGGCAAGCAGAGCAAAAGTGCGCACGCGTGATGGGTCAACTGAATACGTCATAAATGACGTCATGCCACCAGATGAGTACCAGTATCCTGTCAATAACTCGGTTTATACAAACGTTGGCGCCAAGCTGAATCTGGAGTTTGCTTTGAAG ATTGGAAAGCTCCTCGGACAAAGCATGCCAAGCGAGTGGCCGTCTATCGCCGAAAAACTCTTTATACCGTATGACTCACGTCGCGATTATCACCCAGAGTTCGAAGGATACGAACGTGGAACCTTAGCCAAGCAAGCAGACGCAATTTTGATTGGTTACCCGCTTATGTATGAGATGGAACAGAGG ACGCGCTTCAACGACCTTGATTACTACGAGAAGAATACTGATCCGAATGGGCCGGCCATGACACACGCGATGTTCGCCATCGGATGGTTAGAGCTGGGAGAAGGAGAGCGCGCACGAAAGCCCTTCCTAAAGAACTATGAAAACATAAACGGACCATTCAAG atttgGACTGAACATCGTAATCGCAAAGGCGCTGTAAACTTCATCACGGGCGCGGGCGGTTTTCTCCAAGCCCTTCTTTACGGTTACGGTGGCTTTCGCATCAAAGAAACCCAACTTGACTTCAACCCCAGCCTACCCCCCACCGCTTCCACCCTGACCATTACAGGGGTATGGTACTTAGGAAACTCGCTGCGTTTCGCAATAGATAAGAGCGGTATATCAGTGAGGGTTCTGTCCAAGGCAGTGATCGCACCCGAATTAGAAGTCGAAATGTCAGGAAAAGTGCACAGTTTAGTACTCGGGATAGATGTGAAGATGGCTCTCGGGAGAGGAGctgtgcgcatgcgcaacCTCGCTGCCTCAGCCCAGGCCCCTCGCGGACCTAGTATCGGGCTGTCGGTTACCGGTGTGCTGTGTTCTTTGTTGGCTTTTGTAAGTAAGGTAGATTAG